The following nucleotide sequence is from Patescibacteria group bacterium.
TTCAATTTCCGTGCTGGCTTTTTTGCTTTGAGCGCGATAATAATAAACCCCATAGCTTGTGGCAACCAACAATAATACTAAAAGGATCGAACCAACGATTTTTAATATTTTCATATTTCCCTCATTAATATTATATCAATTTTTATAAAATCTAAAAGCGGGAAGAATCTTAAATTGGCGGAAAAAAAGAGCCGAGGCTCGAAAACTGGTGTTGTTGTCGAACAACGGCTGTTAATTTTTTTAAAATTGTAATTTTTTAATTGCTAAGGCAAGTCCCGAAATAATAATGGCAATTGCCAGAAGATACAACCCTAAACAAATCCAAATGTGTAGATTTTGCCCCAGAGAAATAGCGGCTCCAATCATTGAGAAACATCCACAAACAAACATAAAAATGCCTAAGCCAAACCAGGTTATCTTCATCTCTTATCCCTCCAGATTGATACTTTTTTAACTGTTTTGGCTTTTAGGATTTTATTTTCTGTGTCAAATTCTAAAATTTCAAATGTCTGTGCATCTACTTCAAACACAGTTACTTTCTGACCCGTGAATTGATTGGTTGCAAATGCTGTAGCGAGAATCATTTGTAAATTTAGTCCTTGTACTTTTTCAATACGACATTTCTTAGCATCATCTATATAAACGTCCACATAATCCCCAGCATACACCGTGAGAAGAGATATTTTTTCTGCCGTTGCCATCTCTCATCGCCTCCTGGAGTTTGTGGTTCGGCTTGATTCTAATCTTGCAACCGTGTTACGACTTGATTGCAAAGAACTTCAAACCGTTTGATTGCATCATGCGATAACCTTAAACTTGAAAGAGAAATTTTCCCATTATTATCGATGGCTTGGATAATCTCTTGGCAAGTAGGCACAACCACTTCTTGCAATTTATCAATTGCCTCGAGGTCATAATTGCCTTCCAAAGGAATTGAGAGATTGGCAGCTTGTTTGGAACAAATATCTCTGACTTCTGCCGAAAGCTCCTCAAATTTTGCTGGAAATGTGGTTAAAGGACGGCGATCATCTTCGTTGAGTTGCTCAAGAAAGTATTTAAGCTCTTCGGGCCCATGCATATGCATCTTCCAGACGCATTCAAGAATTTCCATAACTTCATTGGCTCTCACGAGATAAGCAGCAAGCATAATCCGAGTGACGACCGCTGGCATCTGTTCCATCTCTCATCGTCTCCATAAGTCTTCGATTTGATCTTGAACTTCTTGAGCCAAAGCCTTACCTTTATCGGTTAAAACCACCAAATCTTGATCATTTATTTCAACAATTCCAGCAACTACAGCTTCGTCAAGAATCGTGAGAGGATGATTGGCATCAAGTAAAATCGCAATTCCATAATCTGCTGATTTTACGATGACTGCTTGAAGTAATTCCAAATGTTTCTCACGAATAAGACAACTCATAACTTCATTAGAAACACCTAGATGATACGAGATTACATTTTCAATACCTTTCATAAACCCTGTAATGGTTTCTGGGCAGAGAATTTGCAAACGTGCTCTTTGGTAATCTTCTTCAGGCATACGACGGGTCCACATATCAATATAACAACACCCGCTTGCCTCTATTTTGTGTAAATCGTCAACTAGATCACCCAAAGTTTTTCTGGCTTGATTGTTTTCGCTCATCTCTCATCGCCTCCTGGGTAGGGGTTGTAAAAACCTGGACGGGCGAATATTACTGTTGATTTTGAAGATTCATAATCTCACGTGCGAGCATGTTTAAGTAAGTGCAAGCATAAGTTCTCATTAAAAATGCTTGAGGAACGCGATACCCGCCATGAATCTCTGCCCGCAAAACATCAAAAATACCATGCCAAGAATCATCTGATCCGGAAAAATCGCCCTTGGCGAAAGGCTCAACTGTTTGGCGTTTACAATTGATCTCACTGCGTTCCAATTCTACATCTCTTTCGAGAACAAAATTAGAGGTATCAGTGTAGGGCGGGAATTTAATTAAGAGCAGGGCGCCTGAACCTGGACCAAGACTGATATAATCAGAATCAACCCAATTACATTTTCGATCATGACCATTATCAGCGTCCAAAAATTCACCAAGCCATTTCATTCTTTCTTTAATGGGAATATATTTTAATATTCGGGAAATTGGCGAATAAATTTCCTCGCCGACTCTTTCTCTGAGTTTTGTCGGTTCAGTGGGAGAATTTATCCATCTGCCTATGTCTTCAATAAACCCATCAAGACATTCTCCAAAAGCATTTCTTTCGATTTGGCAATTCTGCTCATGAGATATTTTTCCGGAAGAAATCGCTTCGATAATCGGTGGCCAAATCAGGATCGGCGCAATTTCAATTTGATAGCCAACCTTTTCCTCGCAAGGCGGTTTTGCCCTTCCATAATGGCATCGGCATTGATGACGAAAAGGAGTCATTGCCATGGGGAAGTTAAAACGATGCAGATAGGGCATAGGGTCTGCCATCTCGATTGCCTCCGTGGTGAGTTTTGAATCAGAATCAAGCACTTATTTCAAATACATTATCACCAACAGGCGTCACATGAAATGTCATACTATAATCAAAGAGTAGAGACACTGTCAACACGTTAATTTGTTTGTATGTTCCTTTAATTTTAACCTTACCGTTATTCTTTAATATAAAAGAATGCAAATCATCAACGGTAAGCGAACCAGCATCAAGAACCTCCTGCTCTTGACGAGATTCTGCCTCTGCCATCTCGATCGCCTCCTTGTGGTGTCGGATTACTATGTTTGCGCAAAACGTAAAAATTCAACAAGCAGCCATCCTACAAAAGTAGTATCAAAAAGGATAACAGAAAGACACACCATCGCTTCTTTGACACTCATCTCGATCGCCTCCTGGGGAGTTTGGGATTCCAAATTGTTAAAGTACTGGCTCTTCGTAATTAGGTAAATTATAGCATAATTTGGGAAAAATAAAAATAGGAACTGTCAAAGTTCCCCAAATTTTCAATTTTAGATTTGTTGTTTGTAATCTATTGTTGATTATCCACTGTTAATTGCTTACTGTTAATCTATTCTATGCAGCAGTCGATCACTTTTTTAACCAAATCTCCCATTTTGCCGAGAACGCCTTTTTTGCTTTTGTCGTGAACATTTAAAGCTTGACCGCCAATTTTGCTAATTCCGGCCACGTCAATGGCACCCATATTAAGGCCCCAAAATAAAGAATAAAGTTGATATGATTTTGAAAAATAATCTTCAGCTTCTTTGTCTTTACCCATGGTTTGCGCTTTGGTGCCAACTTCCATCAAACGCATGGCGGCGGCTAACAAATGCTTTGACAGACACCAAATTTCGCCTTCCGGATTTTTGACTAATTTTTTAAGCAATTCTTTGCGCATTTCGCGGACTAAATTTAACATTTTTAAATACTTGGCTTTGCCGGTTTTTTCCGCGGTAAAGAAAAAATGTTCTTCAATTGAGACTAAATTCATGACGGCAATTGATAAATCTTGGTCGGATGACAGATCTAATTTCTGCTCCTTTTTCATCTTGCTTACTTTAGCTAATAATTGATCAAGTTTATCTTTTTGAGAAGAATTTTTTTTCGGCATAAGACCTCACTTTACTAAATTTCTAATTATTCTAATTGACCTAATTAACCTAACCAATCCCCAATTATTAAATGTCCAATGTCTAAATTTTGGTCATTTTTTTATTTTATTATTGGGATTTGATTAGAATAATTAGACTAATTGGGTTAATTCGACATTTTCCCTATTTTATTTTCTAGTGACAAAATAAAAAACTACGGTTAATAGAGCTAAGGGCAAAATTGGCATCACAATTTTTTGGAAGGCAAAATAAGCCCTGCCGCCATGACGTTTTTTCAAAAACGCATAAGTTAAATCACCAGCCAAAAAGAAAATGCTGCCGACGGCAAGTCCGAAAATAAGCTTATCAATTCCCCAAATTTTGTTTAAGGGATGTCCCAAGATTTCGGTATAATATAACGGAATTAAAATCGAGGTATAATAAACCAAAGCGACCACCAATAAATCGCCGGGGAAAGTGTAATGCCTTTTTTTCATCCAAGAATATGTCCACAGGGTCGTGGAAACAATTAAACCGCCAATCCAAAGACCGGAAATAGTATCATCAACGCCCAACCAACGCGAAAGTCCTAAGCTGGCGCCAACCGCGATTGTGCAAACCGGACAAACCGCCCCAACCTTGGCAATTGGCAAAAAAATTCCCACTAGGGGCGCTAAAATATATGAGAAAAATTTAATTAATTTAAATGATTTTTTCATAGCTTAAGATTTAGTATACTATATTTGGAAATAAATTAAAAGCCTAAGTTTTCTTTGAATTTGTCTAGGGTATCAGTACCTCGAACTCGAACTCGAGTTAATTCATAATTTTTTGACTGGTAATTATATCGGCCGACCTTGGTCGTGACCGCACCTAAATAGCCGGCATCTTCGACTAATTTAATAATTTCATCGTTATATTGGCCAGATGGGTAGCAGAAGAAGCTGGCAGTTATGCCCAAACGAGATTCGAGTTGGGATTTGCTTTGGAAAATTTCTTTGGAGGCTTTATCGAGGCTGGCATTGGTTAAGTTTGGATGAGACAAAGTATGAGAACCGATAGACCAACCGGCATTTTTTAATGCCACCAAATCGTCCCAAGTCAAATATCTAGTTTTGCCAACATCATTGACAATGACAAAAACCGTGGCTGAATATTGGAATTTTTGCAGAATTGGCAAAGCATTTTCAATGATATCTTTATAGCCATCATCAAAAGTGATGATAAATTTTCGAGCCTCTCTTTTAGTAAATAATTCATCTAAATTAATGGTGCTAAAACCTAAGCTTTTCAAATAGCCGATTTGTTCTTCAAATTTGACCGGTGACAAACTCAAGCTTTGTTCGAGTTGGCTATCGGGACTTGGGTTGATTCGAATATGGTGATACATCAAAATTGGCGATAAACTCCAAACACCATTTGTGCTCACTTCTGGCAAATTCGCCTCCGGGCCAGCGGGAATCGCGTAAAAAGGATAAGAATTATTGGTAATAGGATTTTGATTTTCATAAAAAAAGAAGGCTAACGCGGAAATTAAAAGCAAACCAAAAATTGTAATCACGATGATTGCCGCGACTCTCAATTTTTCTCCAATTTTTTGAAGATTTGAAATATTATAAATTATTTACTGTTATTTATAACGCCGTTGGCCGCTTCCACGATGACTCTAGCTAATCTTTTTGCCTGAGAAATATCGGTTTGGTTCCAAGCCCAATTTACTGTCGAGGTAAACTGAGAATTGCCGGTGGCTTGCGCCAAGGCATACCCACGGTCATATTCGGCTTGAGAAATATTTTGCAAACCATCATGCAAATCAATAATTTCGCCCAGATATTTTAGAAAATTTGCATAAGCGGTGGCGGTGGTGTTTTGTGATACGTAGGTTTTGTTAGCATCTGCTAAAGTCTTTTTCTCTGCATCAAGTTTAGTTTTGGCAGTTTGGCAGGTTTTTAGTTGATCTTTAAG
It contains:
- a CDS encoding polysaccharide deacetylase family protein — its product is MRVAAIIVITIFGLLLISALAFFFYENQNPITNNSYPFYAIPAGPEANLPEVSTNGVWSLSPILMYHHIRINPSPDSQLEQSLSLSPVKFEEQIGYLKSLGFSTINLDELFTKREARKFIITFDDGYKDIIENALPILQKFQYSATVFVIVNDVGKTRYLTWDDLVALKNAGWSIGSHTLSHPNLTNASLDKASKEIFQSKSQLESRLGITASFFCYPSGQYNDEIIKLVEDAGYLGAVTTKVGRYNYQSKNYELTRVRVRGTDTLDKFKENLGF